A window of the Candidatus Saccharibacteria bacterium oral taxon 488 genome harbors these coding sequences:
- a CDS encoding cysteine--tRNA ligase, with amino-acid sequence MKLHNTLTRHKDKLQPLDGQTVRMYTCGLTVYSQPHIGNWVGYIYWDVLVRLLRWQDIPVVRTQNITDVGHLTSDDDNGEDKMEKGARREGKTAWDVAEQYIAIAEHEAYEVLKLVRPDHLVRATDYIQQQINFARGLDEKGFLYKIDGDGMYFDTSLLPDYGKLARLDVAGLEAGARVSVEGKRNITDFAVWKFSPTDTKRDMEWDSPWGVGFPGWHLECSTIARETLGDSIDIHTGGIDHIPVHHTNEIAQSESLTGQQFAHIWLHNNHIKVGGRKMSKSLGNIITLTDITARGFSPMAFKLAILSKHYQTEGNFTWDILEAAQARLDHWRGYAALRHQTHDTLDDDDEKDEQEGTVSLLAARQALVEKLNDDLDTPGVLALIDEAFSRLDHAPLEKIHRGGLLQLLEVIDEVLGLELMETTPDIDDEAKRLILERQQARRAKNWQAADDIRAQLDEKGIALRDTPSGQVWSYR; translated from the coding sequence ATGAAGCTCCACAACACCCTCACTCGCCATAAAGACAAACTACAGCCACTCGACGGACAGACGGTTCGCATGTACACCTGTGGGCTGACGGTGTATTCGCAGCCGCACATCGGCAACTGGGTCGGCTATATTTATTGGGATGTGTTGGTGCGACTATTACGTTGGCAAGATATTCCAGTTGTCCGAACACAAAATATCACCGACGTTGGACATTTGACCAGCGATGATGATAATGGCGAGGACAAGATGGAGAAGGGAGCGCGCCGCGAGGGTAAAACCGCCTGGGATGTGGCCGAGCAGTATATCGCCATTGCCGAGCACGAAGCCTACGAGGTACTAAAGCTGGTGCGGCCCGACCATTTGGTGCGGGCAACGGACTACATCCAGCAGCAAATCAACTTTGCCCGCGGGCTAGATGAGAAGGGATTTTTGTATAAGATTGACGGCGACGGCATGTATTTTGATACGTCACTTCTACCGGATTACGGCAAATTAGCGCGGCTGGACGTGGCGGGCTTGGAGGCCGGCGCGCGGGTCAGCGTCGAGGGCAAGCGCAACATCACCGACTTCGCTGTCTGGAAATTTTCACCGACGGACACCAAACGCGACATGGAATGGGATAGCCCGTGGGGCGTCGGTTTTCCGGGCTGGCATTTGGAATGTTCGACGATTGCTCGGGAAACGCTGGGCGATTCAATTGACATTCACACCGGCGGCATTGACCACATTCCGGTACATCACACCAACGAGATTGCTCAGAGCGAGAGTTTGACAGGGCAGCAATTTGCCCACATCTGGCTACACAACAATCACATCAAGGTGGGTGGCCGCAAGATGAGTAAGTCCTTGGGCAATATCATCACTCTCACTGACATCACTGCCCGCGGCTTTAGCCCGATGGCTTTCAAGCTGGCGATTCTCAGCAAGCATTACCAAACCGAGGGCAATTTCACCTGGGATATTTTGGAGGCAGCCCAGGCGCGGCTGGACCATTGGCGCGGCTATGCGGCGCTGCGACACCAGACGCACGACACGCTGGACGATGACGACGAGAAGGATGAGCAGGAAGGCACGGTGTCGCTGCTGGCAGCGCGACAGGCGCTGGTTGAAAAGTTGAATGATGATTTGGATACGCCAGGGGTCTTGGCGCTGATCGACGAGGCGTTTTCACGGCTGGATCACGCGCCGCTAGAGAAAATTCACCGTGGTGGCTTACTGCAGCTACTCGAGGTAATCGACGAGGTGCTGGGCCTAGAGTTAATGGAAACCACGCCAGATATTGATGATGAAGCCAAGCGGCTCATCCTCGAGCGTCAGCAAGCTCGCCGCGCCAAAAACTGGCAGGCCGCCGACGACATTCGCGCTCAACTCGACGAAAAGGGCATCGCCCTACGCGACACCCCATCTGGTCAAGTTTGGTCGTACCGATAA
- the der gene encoding ribosome biogenesis GTPase Der, with protein MPNKLPTVAIIGQANVGKSSLFNRLTRARTAIVAREAGTTRDNVVGKVSYRRQNSDTHAEFWLIDTAGLKPAEDEFEATIQDQIADASAAADVILVMVDSTVYPSDADRQLAKKALKSGKPVLLIASKADLKGSLHTDEFKRLGIKTIIKTSAEHNIGISELLDNIADLIPPATQTEADDIIRIALIGRPNVGKSNLFNTLAGKQQAIVANVAGTTRDVNRVQVRYHGQTIELLDTAGIRRQGKQETGIEKFSVLRTMQAINEADICFLLMDVNELNVQLDQRLAGIIDEAGKGLVLVVSKWDSVEGKDAYTHDELAPQISYHFKFTPYAPLIFTSSVTGQNVVKLFDLALDIYKRRRQECKTRILNDLLQKAVTAHPPAGLKNSHPKLRYIVQTDTAPPWFVIYGSNLKFVHWSYKRYLERTLREAFNFAGTPIKLSFRDEKQLKANRERVARGLAPVTKAYKQAKNAEKGI; from the coding sequence ATGCCTAATAAACTACCTACCGTCGCCATCATCGGCCAAGCCAACGTTGGTAAAAGTTCGCTATTCAACCGCTTGACGCGCGCCCGCACCGCCATCGTCGCCCGCGAAGCCGGCACCACCCGTGACAACGTCGTCGGCAAAGTTTCATATCGCCGGCAAAATAGTGACACACACGCCGAATTCTGGCTCATCGACACCGCCGGCCTCAAACCCGCCGAAGACGAATTCGAAGCCACCATCCAAGACCAAATCGCCGACGCCTCCGCCGCTGCCGACGTCATTCTCGTCATGGTCGACTCCACCGTCTATCCATCAGACGCCGACCGTCAACTGGCCAAAAAAGCCCTCAAAAGTGGCAAGCCCGTCCTTCTCATCGCCAGCAAAGCCGACCTCAAAGGCTCGCTCCACACCGACGAATTCAAACGTCTCGGTATCAAAACCATCATCAAAACCTCTGCCGAGCACAACATTGGCATCTCTGAACTGCTCGACAACATCGCCGATCTCATTCCGCCAGCCACTCAAACCGAAGCTGACGACATCATCCGCATCGCCTTGATCGGCCGGCCAAACGTCGGCAAAAGCAACCTGTTCAACACCTTGGCGGGCAAGCAGCAAGCCATCGTCGCCAACGTTGCCGGCACCACCCGCGACGTCAACCGCGTCCAGGTCCGCTACCACGGCCAGACCATCGAGCTACTCGACACCGCCGGCATCCGCCGCCAAGGCAAACAAGAAACCGGCATCGAAAAGTTCTCCGTCCTACGCACCATGCAGGCCATCAACGAAGCCGACATCTGTTTTCTCTTGATGGATGTTAACGAATTGAACGTTCAATTAGATCAACGCCTGGCCGGCATCATCGACGAAGCAGGCAAGGGGCTCGTCCTGGTTGTCAGCAAATGGGACTCCGTCGAAGGCAAAGACGCCTACACTCACGACGAACTAGCACCGCAAATTAGCTATCATTTCAAATTCACACCCTACGCGCCACTGATCTTCACCTCATCAGTCACTGGCCAAAACGTCGTCAAATTGTTCGATCTGGCCCTCGATATTTACAAGCGCCGCCGCCAAGAATGCAAAACCCGCATCCTCAACGACCTCTTACAAAAAGCCGTCACCGCTCATCCGCCAGCCGGCCTAAAGAACTCACATCCAAAACTGCGCTACATCGTCCAGACCGACACGGCCCCGCCATGGTTTGTCATCTACGGCAGCAACCTGAAATTTGTCCACTGGAGCTACAAACGCTACCTCGAGCGCACCCTGCGCGAAGCCTTCAACTTTGCCGGCACTCCCATCAAACTATCTTTCCGCGACGAAAAGCAACTGAAAGCCAACCGCGAACGCGTCGCCCGCGGCCTAGCGCCAGTCACCAAAGCCTACAAACAGGCCAAAAACGCCGAAAAGGGCATATGA